The nucleotide window GCCGCCGTGGCGCACCATCCGCCCAACGATCGAGTTGCGGATGCCCGCGCGGTCCACGGGCACCTCCGCCGGATCGAATCCGACACCGCGGTCCCGGACGAACACGCTCACCCCCGCTGCATCGACCTCCGCGTAGACGTCGACCCGCGGGGTACCGGCGTGTTTGGCGGCGTTGACCATCGCCTCGCGGGCAGCCGCCACCAGGGCTCCACGGACCTCGTCCAAGGGCCCGTCGCCGACCGTCACCACCTCCACCGGCACCCCCGCCGACTCCTCGACCTCGGCCCCGGCCCTACGCAGCGCGGCGGACACCGACTCCTCGCCATCGGGGCCGCTCTGCTCGGCATAGAGGAAGGTGCGCAGGTCGCGTTCCTGCCCGCGGGCCAACCGGATCACCGCTCGCGGGTCGTGCGCCTGACGCTGGATCAGGGCGAGGGTCTGCAGCACCGAATCGTGCAGGTGCGCGGCCAGGTCCGCGTGGGCTTGCGAGCGGATCCGTTCTGCCCGCTCGGCCGACAGCGACTGCCAGATCCGCAACAGCCACGGCCCCGCGATCAGCGCCGCCCCGACCACCACCACCGCTCCACCGCTGAGCCCCCGCGCCGCGGACGCCGCGTCCGGGGAGAACAGCAGGAACGATGCCAGCCCCAGACCTACCAGCGCGGCACCGCCGATGAACCGGGCCGCGCCGAAGACCTGCCGGGCCCGGCTGGGGCCGAGGGATGGCCCGGCGCCGGCCCGCGCCAGGTCGGCCTCATCGGCCTGCCGCCACAGCACCGCGAGCCCGGCGCCGACCGCCAGCGCCGGCCACAGCAGGATCCCCGGCACCCCGAGCCCGGCGTGCTGCCCGAGCAGCACCGCCCCGAGGGCAAGCGCGAGCAGGGCGATCATCTGGCCGGGTTGCTGCTCCTCGAACCGCCGCGCGGGCATCGACCGCAGTCCCAGCCGG belongs to Sporichthyaceae bacterium and includes:
- a CDS encoding PspC domain-containing protein yields the protein MATDSPRYRRRREGRLAAGVAGGLADHLGLDPLKVRIGFAVLAGFGGFGAVLYGAYWMFVPQAGAPDTRTPAGLRAATRLGLRSMPARRFEEQQPGQMIALLALALGAVLLGQHAGLGVPGILLWPALAVGAGLAVLWRQADEADLARAGAGPSLGPSRARQVFGAARFIGGAALVGLGLASFLLFSPDAASAARGLSGGAVVVVGAALIAGPWLLRIWQSLSAERAERIRSQAHADLAAHLHDSVLQTLALIQRQAHDPRAVIRLARGQERDLRTFLYAEQSGPDGEESVSAALRRAGAEVEESAGVPVEVVTVGDGPLDEVRGALVAAAREAMVNAAKHAGTPRVDVYAEVDAAGVSVFVRDRGVGFDPAEVPVDRAGIRNSIVGRMVRHGGRAEVRSTPGTGTEVELRLPG